A section of the Triticum dicoccoides isolate Atlit2015 ecotype Zavitan chromosome 7A, WEW_v2.0, whole genome shotgun sequence genome encodes:
- the LOC119331905 gene encoding 26.2 kDa heat shock protein, mitochondrial-like, with protein sequence MASAVDCKGKEIAPANLLKSSTPVAYCLADSPAVTAARRPYNTQAKEVSRYDDDDDYSGRDLVIPSFFSQDVLDPLGAPTSMARLLSLMEDVASQTGLSSTAAGAGASQLGRWVAKEDDDAVYLKVPMPGLTKEHVEVRADKNILVIKGEGEKQPWDGDGDDSAVPKYNRRIEVPAADAYKMDKIKAEMKNGVLWVTLLKVKEEERTDVFHVKVE encoded by the exons ATGGCTTCCGCCGTCGATTGCAAGGGCAAGGAAATCGCGCCGGCCAACCTCCTCAAGTCCAGTACTCCCGTGGCCTACTGCTTGGCCGACTCCCCCGCCgtcaccgccgcccgccgcccgtacAACACCCAGGCCAAGGAGGTCAGCCgctacgacgacgacgacgactacagCGGCCGCGACCTCGTCATCCCCAGCTTCTTCTCGCAGG ACGTGCTCGACCCGCTCGGCGCGCCGACCAGCATGGCCCGTCTGCTGTCTCTCATGGAGGACGTCGCATCTCAGACCGGCCTCTCCTCCACTGCTGCTGGGGCTGGGGCGTCGCAGCTCGGACGCTGGGTGGCCAAGGAGGACGACGACGCGGTGTACCTCAAGGTGCCGATGCCGGGGCTGACCAAGGAGCACGTGGAGGTGCGCGCGGACAAGAACATCCTGGTGATCAAGGGCGAGGGCGAGAAGCAGCCctgggacggcgacggcgacgactccGCGGTGCCGAAGTACAACCGCCGCATCGAGGTGCCCGCTGCTGACGCGTACAAGATGGACAAGATCAAGGCCGAGATGAAGAATGGCGTGCTCTGGGTCACCCTGCTCAAGGTCAAGGAGGAGGAGCGCACGGACGTCTTCCACGTCAAGGTCGAGTAG